One genomic region from Streptomyces sp. NBC_00457 encodes:
- the pflB gene encoding formate C-acetyltransferase yields the protein MTVTVTAGTSTAEAWRGFTGTRWRDRIDVRDFIQANYTPYEGNSAFLTGPTDRTRAVWEKVSALFPEERRKGILDVDPATPSTITSHTPGYIDRARELIVGLQTDAPLKRAIMPNGGLRMVENGLKAYGYRPHPFVMKVFGTYRKTHNAGVFDAYTPEMRAARKAGIITGLPDAYGRGRIIGDYRRVALYGTDRLVEAKRAERDMLDERPSTEHVIRDREELAEQIRALGELTDMAATYGHDVSRPAVTAHDAVQWLYFGYLAAVKEQNGAAMSLGRTSTFLDVYLQRDLDEGVIDETRAQELIDDFVIKLRIVRFLRTPEYDALFSGDPTWVTESIGGIGSDGRSLVTRTSFRFLQTLHNLGPAPEPNLTVLWSPRLSSGFKEFCAQVSIDTSAVQYESDELMRPCTGDDTAIACCVSAMAVGKQMQFFGARVNLAKAMLYAVNGGRDEVTGEQIAPETPALTREYLEYEQLWASYDHMLDWLAATYVNTLNVIHYMHDKYAYERIEMALHDHPVHRFMACGIAGLSVAADSLAAVKYARVKVIRDATGLAVDYEVEGDYPAYGNNDDRVDAIAADLVRSFMAKVRHHPTYRDAEHTQSVLTITSNVVYGKHTGNTPDGRRAGQPFAPGANPMNGRDRHGVAASALSVAKLPYEQARDGISLTTTITPEGLGHVPAERARNLVGILDAYMTSGGFHMNVNVLDRATLEDAMEHPEQYPELTIRVSGYAVNFVRLTREQQLDVISRTFHGSL from the coding sequence ATGACTGTGACCGTGACAGCGGGCACTTCGACGGCCGAAGCGTGGCGGGGCTTTACTGGAACCCGGTGGCGCGACCGAATCGACGTGCGTGACTTCATCCAGGCCAACTACACGCCGTACGAAGGGAATTCTGCGTTCCTGACCGGCCCCACCGACCGGACGCGCGCCGTCTGGGAAAAGGTGAGCGCGCTGTTTCCCGAGGAGCGGCGCAAGGGCATCCTCGACGTCGACCCGGCGACCCCGTCTACGATCACCTCGCACACGCCCGGCTACATCGACCGCGCACGGGAGCTCATCGTCGGCCTGCAGACCGACGCCCCGCTGAAGCGCGCGATCATGCCGAACGGCGGTCTGCGTATGGTCGAGAACGGACTGAAGGCGTACGGCTATCGGCCCCATCCGTTCGTGATGAAGGTCTTCGGTACCTACCGTAAAACCCACAATGCGGGTGTCTTCGACGCGTACACGCCCGAGATGCGGGCCGCCCGCAAAGCGGGCATCATCACCGGTCTGCCCGACGCGTACGGCCGCGGCCGGATCATCGGCGACTACCGTCGCGTCGCCCTGTACGGCACCGACCGCCTGGTCGAGGCCAAGCGCGCCGAACGAGACATGCTGGACGAACGGCCGTCCACCGAGCACGTCATCCGGGACCGTGAGGAACTCGCCGAGCAGATCCGGGCTCTGGGTGAGCTGACCGACATGGCCGCCACGTACGGCCACGACGTCTCCCGCCCCGCCGTCACCGCGCACGATGCCGTGCAGTGGCTGTACTTCGGCTACCTTGCCGCCGTTAAGGAGCAGAACGGTGCCGCCATGTCGCTGGGCCGTACCTCCACCTTCCTCGACGTGTACCTCCAGCGAGACCTGGACGAGGGGGTCATCGACGAGACCCGTGCCCAGGAGCTGATCGACGACTTCGTGATCAAGCTCCGGATCGTACGGTTCTTGCGTACCCCCGAGTACGACGCCCTGTTCTCCGGCGACCCCACCTGGGTGACCGAATCGATCGGCGGCATCGGCTCCGACGGGCGCTCGCTGGTCACCCGTACCTCCTTCCGCTTCCTGCAGACGCTCCACAACCTCGGGCCCGCCCCCGAGCCCAATCTGACCGTGCTGTGGTCGCCCCGACTGTCGTCCGGATTCAAGGAGTTCTGCGCTCAGGTCTCCATCGACACCAGTGCGGTCCAGTACGAGTCCGACGAGTTGATGCGGCCCTGCACCGGCGACGACACGGCGATCGCCTGCTGTGTCTCTGCCATGGCGGTGGGCAAGCAGATGCAGTTCTTCGGTGCCCGCGTCAACCTGGCCAAGGCCATGCTGTACGCGGTCAACGGCGGCCGGGACGAGGTGACCGGCGAGCAGATTGCCCCCGAGACGCCCGCACTGACCCGCGAGTACCTGGAGTACGAGCAGCTGTGGGCGTCGTACGACCACATGCTCGACTGGCTGGCGGCCACCTACGTGAACACACTCAACGTCATCCACTACATGCACGACAAGTACGCCTACGAGCGCATCGAGATGGCGCTGCACGACCACCCGGTACACCGCTTCATGGCGTGCGGTATCGCCGGTTTGTCGGTCGCCGCCGATAGCCTGGCCGCCGTCAAGTACGCGCGCGTGAAGGTGATCCGGGACGCCACGGGGCTCGCCGTCGACTACGAGGTCGAGGGCGACTACCCGGCCTACGGCAACAATGACGACCGGGTGGACGCCATCGCGGCGGATCTTGTCCGCTCCTTCATGGCCAAGGTGCGCCATCACCCGACCTACCGGGACGCCGAGCACACCCAGTCGGTGCTGACGATCACCTCGAACGTCGTCTACGGCAAGCACACCGGCAACACCCCCGACGGCCGACGTGCCGGTCAACCCTTCGCGCCCGGTGCCAACCCGATGAACGGCCGCGACCGGCACGGGGTGGCCGCCTCCGCACTCTCGGTGGCCAAGCTGCCGTACGAGCAGGCTCGCGACGGCATCTCGCTCACCACGACGATCACCCCGGAGGGACTGGGCCACGTGCCCGCCGAGCGCGCTCGCAACCTCGTCGGCATCCTGGACGCCTATATGACCTCCGGCGGCTTCCACATGAACGTCAACGTCCTGGACCGGGCCACGCTCGAGGACGCCATGGAGCACCCGGAGCAGTACCCCGAGCTGACGATCCGGGTCTCCGGATACGCCGTCAACTTCGTCCGCCTGACCCGTGAGCAGCAACTCGACGTGATCAGCCGCACCTTCCACGGATCGCTGTGA
- the pflA gene encoding pyruvate formate-lyase-activating protein, translated as MAATMNGRIHSWDLSTGVDGPGTRFVLFVSGCPLRCLYCANPDTWHMRDGKEATVEEVMEEIEKYRAFITTAGGGVTVTGGEPLLQPAFTGEVLRRCKEAGLHTALDTSGFLGARAGDELLADTDLVLLDIKSFDVRTYRELTGGELAPTLNFATRLDRCGVPMWIRYVLVPGWTDSPEAVYGLARFLAGLASIDRVDVLPFHKLGAAKYEALGLPFPLRSTPSPGPDMVRRVQEMFREQGLNAY; from the coding sequence ATGGCGGCGACGATGAACGGCCGGATCCACTCCTGGGATCTGTCCACCGGCGTGGACGGTCCCGGGACCCGGTTCGTTCTCTTCGTCTCCGGCTGTCCGCTGCGCTGCCTGTACTGCGCCAACCCCGACACCTGGCACATGCGCGATGGTAAGGAAGCGACCGTCGAGGAGGTGATGGAGGAGATCGAGAAGTACCGCGCCTTCATCACCACGGCCGGCGGCGGAGTGACCGTCACGGGCGGCGAGCCGCTGCTCCAGCCCGCCTTCACCGGCGAGGTCCTGCGCCGCTGCAAGGAGGCGGGACTGCACACCGCCCTCGACACCTCGGGCTTCCTCGGCGCCCGCGCCGGCGACGAACTCCTCGCCGACACCGACCTGGTGCTGCTGGACATCAAGTCCTTCGACGTTCGCACCTACCGGGAGCTGACCGGCGGTGAACTCGCGCCCACCCTGAACTTCGCCACCCGCCTGGACCGATGCGGCGTCCCGATGTGGATCAGGTACGTCCTGGTACCGGGCTGGACCGACTCACCGGAGGCCGTGTACGGCCTTGCCCGCTTCCTCGCAGGCCTCGCCAGCATCGATCGCGTGGACGTCCTGCCGTTCCACAAACTCGGCGCCGCGAAATACGAGGCCCTCGGTCTGCCCTTCCCGCTGCGGAGCACGCCGAGTCCGGGGCCCGACATGGTCCGGCGGGTCCAGGAAATGTTCCGCGAGCAGGGGCTGAACGCCTACTGA
- a CDS encoding universal stress protein produces MLRTVIVGLDGSPESRAAAEWAAREAKLRGLPLKVVHVWEPVPDPMAQAPLLGPETHAHWTERVPRESAEGLRLRHPGVEVVAEHRSGRPADVLSELAKDAALLVLGSRGLSGFGGFMMGSVGMLVLARAEQPVVLVRAWEQAADEHEKDPVGIPSAAAPYRPVVLGLDIDNPDDSVIEFAFDAATRRDTALRVVHGWNLPPYYVYGLSADLDQHSDIARQQAAALSEALRPWRQKYPAVEVSEESSSGSPANHLVDASREASLVVVGRRIRRSPIGTHIGPVAHAVLHHATAPVAVVAHS; encoded by the coding sequence ATGCTCCGCACGGTCATCGTGGGTCTCGACGGCTCACCCGAGAGCCGGGCCGCCGCCGAATGGGCGGCCCGGGAAGCGAAGCTGCGCGGTCTGCCGCTCAAGGTCGTTCATGTCTGGGAGCCGGTGCCCGATCCCATGGCGCAGGCCCCGCTCCTCGGCCCCGAGACGCATGCGCACTGGACCGAGCGGGTTCCCCGCGAATCCGCCGAAGGCCTCCGGCTGCGGCACCCCGGTGTCGAGGTCGTCGCCGAGCACCGCAGCGGACGTCCCGCCGACGTGCTGTCGGAGCTGGCGAAGGACGCCGCACTGCTGGTCCTGGGCTCCCGCGGCCTGAGCGGTTTCGGCGGGTTCATGATGGGCTCCGTCGGGATGCTCGTCCTGGCGCGCGCCGAGCAGCCCGTTGTGCTGGTCCGAGCCTGGGAGCAGGCCGCCGACGAGCACGAGAAGGACCCGGTGGGCATCCCGTCGGCCGCGGCCCCGTACCGGCCCGTCGTCCTCGGGCTCGACATCGACAACCCGGACGACTCTGTGATCGAGTTCGCCTTCGACGCGGCTACCCGCCGTGACACGGCCCTGCGGGTCGTTCACGGCTGGAACCTGCCGCCGTACTACGTCTACGGCCTGTCCGCCGACCTCGACCAGCACAGCGACATCGCCCGGCAGCAGGCCGCGGCCCTCAGCGAGGCACTGCGTCCCTGGCGCCAGAAGTACCCGGCGGTGGAGGTGAGCGAGGAGTCCAGCTCCGGCAGCCCGGCCAACCACCTGGTTGACGCCTCCCGCGAGGCCTCCCTTGTCGTCGTCGGCCGCCGGATCCGGCGCAGCCCGATCGGTACCCACATCGGCCCCGTCGCGCACGCCGTCCTGCACCACGCCACCGCCCCCGTCGCCGTCGTCGCGCACAGCTGA
- the adhP gene encoding alcohol dehydrogenase AdhP: MKAAVVRAFGEPLVIEERPDPQPGPGQVRVRVEASGLCHTDIHAAHGDWPVKPNPPFVPGHEGVGLVEALGDGVTHLALGQRVAVPWLGKACGRCEHCLSGWETLCEQQINTGYGCDGGYAEKMLAWADYAQPVPEGVTAFDAAPLTCAGVTTYKALKVADVRPSQLVAISGVGGLGHLAVQYAKIAGATVAAIDVTDDKLELAAELGADLVIDARKQDVADVLKRHGGAHAAIALAVNEAAFTAVNSGLRRGGKLVMVALPAHGTIQVPIFDTVLNGTSVIGSIVGTRQDLAEVFQLHAAGRTKVIHETRPLASVNESIDDVLRGQIKARIVFDLGL, from the coding sequence ATGAAGGCAGCGGTCGTACGAGCATTCGGCGAACCCCTCGTCATCGAAGAGCGCCCCGATCCCCAACCCGGCCCCGGTCAGGTCCGCGTCCGAGTGGAGGCCTCCGGGCTGTGCCACACCGACATCCACGCGGCCCACGGCGACTGGCCGGTCAAGCCGAACCCGCCGTTCGTACCCGGCCACGAGGGCGTCGGACTTGTCGAGGCCCTCGGAGATGGTGTCACCCACCTCGCCCTGGGGCAGCGGGTCGCCGTGCCGTGGCTGGGCAAGGCCTGCGGGCGGTGCGAGCACTGCCTGTCCGGCTGGGAGACGCTGTGCGAGCAGCAGATCAACACCGGGTACGGCTGCGACGGCGGGTACGCCGAGAAGATGCTGGCCTGGGCCGACTACGCACAGCCGGTGCCCGAAGGCGTCACCGCGTTCGACGCCGCACCACTGACCTGCGCGGGCGTCACCACGTACAAGGCCCTCAAGGTCGCAGACGTCCGGCCCAGTCAGCTCGTCGCGATCTCCGGCGTCGGCGGACTCGGCCACCTCGCGGTGCAGTACGCGAAGATCGCCGGGGCGACCGTGGCGGCCATCGACGTCACCGACGACAAGCTCGAACTTGCCGCGGAGCTCGGCGCCGACCTGGTCATCGACGCTCGCAAGCAGGACGTGGCCGACGTGCTCAAGCGGCACGGCGGAGCGCACGCCGCGATCGCGCTCGCGGTGAACGAGGCCGCGTTCACCGCTGTCAACTCCGGGCTACGGCGCGGCGGCAAGCTGGTCATGGTGGCCCTTCCGGCGCACGGCACGATCCAGGTTCCGATCTTCGACACGGTACTCAACGGCACCTCGGTGATCGGCTCCATCGTGGGCACGCGGCAGGACCTCGCCGAGGTGTTCCAGCTGCACGCGGCCGGCCGGACGAAGGTCATCCACGAGACCCGTCCGCTCGCCTCCGTCAACGAGTCCATCGACGACGTACTCCGCGGTCAGATCAAGGCCCGGATCGTCTTCGACCTGGGCCTGTGA
- the ppk2 gene encoding polyphosphate kinase 2, producing MAGKKATTLPRKTYEQELLRLQTELVKLQEWVRTEGARLVVVFEGRDAAGKGSTIKRVAEHLNPRVARIVALPTPTERERTQWYFQRYVEHLPAAGEIVLFDRSWYNRAGVEHVMGFCTKEEHQLFLRQCPIFERMLVEAGVLLRKYWFSVSDAVQEERFRRRLNDPVRRWKLSPMDLESITRWEAYSRAKDEMLVHTDISEAPWYVVESDDKRRARINMIAHLLSSVPYNEVPLPVLEFPERPPSTGYVRPPRDLQTYVPDHAATL from the coding sequence ATGGCCGGCAAGAAGGCAACGACGCTGCCGCGCAAGACGTACGAGCAGGAACTGCTCCGCCTGCAGACGGAGTTGGTCAAGCTTCAGGAGTGGGTCCGTACCGAGGGCGCACGTCTGGTCGTCGTGTTCGAGGGGCGGGACGCGGCGGGCAAGGGAAGCACCATCAAGCGTGTCGCGGAACACCTCAATCCGCGAGTCGCCCGCATCGTCGCGCTGCCCACGCCGACCGAGCGCGAGCGCACCCAGTGGTACTTCCAGCGGTACGTCGAGCATCTGCCGGCCGCCGGGGAAATCGTGCTGTTCGACCGCAGCTGGTACAACCGCGCCGGCGTCGAGCACGTCATGGGCTTCTGTACGAAGGAGGAGCACCAGCTCTTCCTTCGCCAGTGCCCGATTTTCGAGCGGATGCTCGTGGAAGCGGGCGTCCTGCTCCGCAAGTACTGGTTCTCGGTGAGCGACGCCGTGCAGGAGGAGCGATTTCGGCGTCGGCTGAACGATCCGGTGCGCCGCTGGAAGCTCTCCCCGATGGACCTGGAGTCGATCACCCGTTGGGAGGCGTACTCCCGGGCGAAGGACGAGATGCTGGTGCACACCGACATCTCGGAAGCACCGTGGTACGTCGTCGAGAGCGACGACAAGCGCCGGGCGCGCATCAACATGATCGCTCATTTGCTGAGTTCCGTGCCGTACAACGAGGTACCGCTGCCGGTTCTGGAGTTTCCGGAGCGGCCGCCGTCGACCGGCTATGTGCGTCCGCCGCGCGATCTTCAGACCTACGTCCCGGATCACGCGGCGACCCTCTGA
- a CDS encoding Acg family FMN-binding oxidoreductase: MCAAVLDVPTLETLVSAAVAAPSIHNTQPWRIRLDPDTVTWEIRAAAERGLRHVDPTGRALHLSVGCAVLNLRVAVAHFGWEPVTRLLPRPDEPDLLAVVRLSGSPTASSTPHLYDMLWRRRSSRFPFSDRPLPTAVLTELVEAAHAEGAVLSRPEPARTDLLLRLTGEAEHRNTADPDRAMESRRWVHEPNSAALGMPPETLGPQDSREQIPMRDFGAHRHPAVLPSRPFEKRPSITVLSTTHDRRTDWLRAGQALERVLLVATAHGVRASMLHQALEWPDLREQLVQTSGEQRLHAQMVLRLGYGPEGPHSPRRTAQQTLAEGSLSVPG; the protein is encoded by the coding sequence ATGTGTGCTGCGGTTCTGGACGTCCCTACGTTGGAGACGCTGGTCTCCGCCGCTGTGGCCGCACCCTCGATCCACAACACCCAGCCCTGGCGGATCCGGCTCGACCCCGACACGGTCACCTGGGAGATCCGTGCTGCCGCGGAGCGCGGGCTGCGTCACGTCGATCCAACGGGGCGCGCCCTGCACCTCTCCGTCGGCTGCGCGGTCCTCAACCTGCGGGTGGCCGTTGCGCACTTCGGCTGGGAGCCGGTGACCAGGCTGCTCCCGCGGCCGGACGAGCCGGACCTCCTTGCCGTCGTGCGGCTCAGTGGCAGCCCCACGGCCTCCTCCACGCCGCACTTGTACGACATGCTGTGGCGTCGGCGCAGCAGCCGATTCCCCTTCTCCGACCGGCCGCTGCCCACCGCCGTACTGACCGAACTCGTGGAAGCAGCGCATGCCGAAGGCGCCGTGCTGAGCCGTCCTGAGCCTGCCCGAACCGACCTCCTGCTACGACTCACCGGTGAGGCCGAGCACCGCAACACTGCCGACCCCGACCGGGCAATGGAAAGCCGCCGCTGGGTCCACGAACCGAACAGCGCGGCCCTCGGCATGCCGCCCGAGACACTGGGACCCCAGGACTCCCGGGAGCAGATTCCGATGCGGGACTTCGGTGCCCACCGCCACCCCGCCGTACTGCCCTCCCGCCCCTTCGAGAAGCGGCCGTCGATCACCGTCCTGTCCACGACACACGACCGGCGGACCGACTGGCTGCGAGCCGGCCAGGCCCTCGAACGCGTCCTGCTGGTGGCCACCGCTCACGGCGTGCGGGCGTCGATGCTCCACCAGGCACTCGAGTGGCCCGACCTGCGCGAGCAACTCGTTCAGACATCCGGCGAGCAGCGCCTCCACGCCCAGATGGTCCTCCGTCTGGGGTACGGCCCCGAGGGACCTCATTCCCCTCGCCGCACAGCCCAGCAGACCTTGGCTGAAGGTTCCCTGTCGGTTCCGGGATGA
- a CDS encoding CBS domain-containing protein yields the protein MHGTPHIVRDVMTHTVAVIGRGASFKDIVRMMQEWKVSALPVVEGERRVVGVVSEADLLPKEEFRDSDPDRYTQLRRLTDLAKAGAVTAGELMTSPALTTRPDATLAQAARTMARAKVKRLPVVDELGMLEGIVSRSDLLKVFLRADEEIAEEVRREVVSYLFPAPVSAVRAEVSDGVVKLSGRVRDTALVPVAARLVRAVEGVVDVEFELAGD from the coding sequence ATGCACGGAACCCCGCACATCGTGCGCGACGTCATGACCCACACGGTCGCCGTCATCGGCCGTGGGGCGAGCTTCAAGGACATCGTGCGGATGATGCAGGAGTGGAAGGTCAGCGCCCTCCCCGTGGTGGAGGGCGAGCGCCGTGTCGTCGGCGTCGTCTCCGAGGCCGATCTGCTGCCGAAGGAGGAGTTCCGCGACAGCGACCCCGACCGGTACACGCAACTGCGGCGTCTCACGGACCTGGCCAAGGCGGGCGCGGTGACCGCCGGAGAGCTGATGACCTCTCCGGCCCTCACCACCCGCCCGGACGCCACACTCGCCCAAGCCGCCCGCACCATGGCACGCGCCAAGGTCAAGCGCCTCCCCGTCGTCGACGAGCTGGGCATGCTGGAAGGCATCGTCAGCCGCTCCGACCTGCTGAAGGTGTTCCTGCGAGCCGACGAGGAGATCGCGGAGGAGGTACGGCGAGAAGTGGTGTCGTATCTCTTCCCCGCGCCGGTGTCAGCCGTACGGGCAGAGGTAAGTGACGGAGTCGTCAAGCTCAGCGGCCGCGTCCGGGACACGGCACTCGTCCCCGTCGCCGCTCGGCTGGTCCGCGCTGTCGAGGGTGTCGTCGACGTGGAATTCGAGCTTGCGGGGGACTGA
- a CDS encoding universal stress protein: protein MGLPLVVGVDGSEPSMRAVDWAAEEAALRGVPLRLVYASLWERYEGAALARDLGRTSEQILADKIVDTAAKRAQRREANVKISTEVLPEEPVSALLHAGRNASALVLGTRGRGGIAELLLGSVSLAVAARADCPVIVLRGNGGRVGLDQRIVLGVGEDTSPDVVRFAFQEAADRYSTLHAVRAWRRPAHEPTDHPLPAGEPAHYHEQHAAELLETALRDAAAEHPSVKVRRRTVEGAAGNVLVEASAGADLLVVGAHRRRGHFGLQFGRVAHMVLHHAACPVAVVPQPA, encoded by the coding sequence GTGGGACTCCCTCTGGTCGTGGGCGTCGACGGCTCCGAGCCGAGCATGCGTGCCGTCGACTGGGCGGCGGAGGAGGCCGCCCTGCGCGGAGTACCGCTGCGGCTGGTGTACGCCTCCCTCTGGGAGCGCTACGAGGGTGCCGCGCTCGCCCGCGACCTGGGCAGGACGTCCGAGCAGATACTCGCCGACAAGATCGTCGATACCGCGGCCAAGCGTGCCCAGCGACGCGAGGCGAACGTGAAGATCTCCACCGAGGTCCTGCCGGAGGAGCCGGTGTCCGCGCTGCTGCACGCGGGCCGCAACGCCTCCGCCCTGGTCCTGGGCACGCGTGGCCGCGGAGGCATCGCCGAGTTGCTGCTCGGTTCCGTCAGCCTCGCGGTCGCCGCCCGCGCCGACTGCCCGGTGATCGTGTTGCGGGGCAACGGCGGTCGGGTCGGACTCGACCAGCGCATCGTGCTCGGTGTCGGCGAGGACACGAGCCCGGACGTGGTGCGCTTCGCCTTCCAGGAGGCGGCCGACCGGTATTCCACGCTGCATGCCGTACGGGCCTGGCGGCGCCCGGCGCACGAGCCCACCGATCACCCCTTGCCGGCCGGGGAGCCGGCCCACTACCACGAGCAGCATGCCGCGGAGCTCCTGGAGACGGCACTGCGCGACGCCGCGGCGGAGCACCCGTCGGTCAAGGTGCGCCGCAGGACCGTCGAGGGAGCGGCCGGCAACGTGCTCGTGGAGGCTTCCGCCGGGGCAGATCTCCTCGTCGTCGGGGCCCACCGTCGCCGCGGCCACTTCGGGCTCCAGTTCGGCCGCGTCGCCCACATGGTGCTGCACCACGCCGCCTGCCCGGTCGCCGTGGTACCGCAGCCGGCGTGA
- a CDS encoding SulP family inorganic anion transporter, with product MSRSSGGRVAAWRRLTPGLGTLTGYRRTWLRGDLLAGMTVAAYLVPQVMAYAGVAGLPPVAGLWAILPALALYALLGSSRLLSVGPESTTALMTATVIAPLAAGDPARYATLAATLALTVGLLCLVAWALRLGFVADLLSRPVLIGYLAGVALIMMVDQLPKLTGVRTTGSAFFPQLWSFVRHTAQIHPATALFSACALVFLFAAARYLNTVPGPLLVVVLATAAVAVFDLDDRHGIKVIGEVPAGLPDIALPDPTELPQLVLPALGVLLVGYTDVILTARAFTVRDDEGGLDANQEFLALGAANLGASAVHGFPVSSSASRTALASSAGARSQVYALVAGTAVLAVLLFLSPLLTRTPSAVLGALVVYAAVRMIDLAGFRRLASFRRRELLLALGCLAGVLALDILYGVLVAVGLSVAELLTRVARPHDAVEGLVPGVAGMHDVDDYPEARTIPGLLVYRYDSPLFFANAEDFHRRALAAVDEQTGPVRWFVLNTEANVEVDITALDAVDELRRELAHRGIVFALARVKQDLMDELKAYGLADSVGSDLIFPTLPTAVAAYRKRCGDQ from the coding sequence ATGTCCCGGAGTTCGGGCGGGCGCGTCGCAGCGTGGCGCCGCCTTACGCCCGGGCTCGGCACCCTCACCGGGTACCGACGCACCTGGCTGAGGGGCGACCTGCTGGCCGGGATGACCGTGGCCGCGTACCTCGTCCCGCAGGTCATGGCATACGCCGGCGTGGCCGGTCTGCCACCGGTCGCCGGGCTGTGGGCGATCCTGCCGGCGCTCGCCCTGTACGCCCTGCTCGGCTCGTCGCGTCTGCTGTCGGTCGGCCCCGAGTCCACGACCGCATTGATGACGGCGACCGTGATCGCCCCACTCGCCGCCGGAGACCCCGCCCGTTACGCCACGCTGGCGGCCACCCTCGCGCTCACGGTCGGGCTGCTGTGCCTGGTCGCCTGGGCCCTACGGCTGGGCTTCGTCGCCGATCTGCTCTCCCGGCCCGTCCTGATCGGCTATCTCGCGGGCGTGGCGCTGATCATGATGGTGGACCAACTGCCCAAGCTGACCGGCGTACGGACGACTGGCTCGGCCTTCTTCCCCCAACTGTGGTCCTTCGTAAGGCATACGGCACAGATCCACCCGGCCACCGCTCTGTTCTCCGCCTGCGCGCTCGTGTTCCTCTTCGCGGCGGCGCGATACCTGAATACGGTGCCGGGTCCGCTGCTGGTCGTGGTGCTCGCCACCGCGGCCGTGGCCGTCTTCGACCTGGACGACCGACACGGCATCAAAGTGATCGGAGAGGTACCGGCAGGGCTGCCCGACATCGCCCTGCCGGATCCGACCGAGTTGCCGCAGCTGGTGCTGCCCGCTCTCGGTGTCCTCCTCGTCGGCTACACCGACGTCATCCTGACCGCGCGCGCCTTCACCGTCCGCGACGACGAGGGCGGCCTCGACGCCAACCAGGAGTTCCTGGCTCTGGGCGCGGCCAACCTGGGCGCCAGTGCGGTGCACGGCTTCCCGGTCAGCAGCAGCGCCAGCCGCACCGCGCTCGCCTCCTCGGCGGGCGCCCGCAGCCAGGTGTACGCACTGGTCGCCGGCACGGCAGTGCTGGCCGTGCTGCTCTTCCTCAGCCCGCTGCTGACCCGCACGCCGTCGGCCGTGCTGGGCGCGCTCGTCGTCTACGCGGCCGTCCGCATGATCGACCTGGCGGGCTTCCGCCGGCTGGCCTCGTTCCGGCGCCGGGAGCTGCTGCTCGCGCTCGGTTGTCTGGCCGGGGTGCTGGCCCTGGACATCCTGTACGGCGTCCTGGTCGCGGTCGGCCTGTCGGTGGCCGAGCTGCTGACGCGGGTGGCCCGTCCGCACGACGCCGTCGAGGGGCTGGTCCCCGGGGTGGCCGGCATGCACGACGTGGACGACTATCCCGAGGCCCGTACGATCCCCGGCCTGCTGGTCTATCGCTACGACTCGCCGCTGTTCTTCGCCAATGCCGAGGACTTCCACCGCCGGGCTCTGGCCGCCGTCGACGAACAGACGGGCCCGGTCCGCTGGTTCGTCCTCAACACCGAGGCCAACGTCGAGGTGGACATCACCGCCCTGGACGCCGTCGACGAACTGCGCCGCGAACTCGCCCACCGTGGCATCGTGTTCGCCCTCGCCCGCGTCAAACAGGACCTCATGGACGAACTCAAGGCATACGGTCTCGCGGATTCCGTCGGGTCGGACCTGATCTTCCCCACCTTGCCCACCGCCGTCGCCGCCTACCGGAAACGGTGCGGCGATCAGTAG
- a CDS encoding Crp/Fnr family transcriptional regulator, which translates to MNAPPTASMLRALPAEHRHRIMRTAREVSFPQGTRLFEEGGRADRFWVIRTGTVELDMRVPGRQPAVIEILGHNELIGWSWLFTPYIWHMGAEATSPVRAYEFDATMVRSMCHDDPALGFSVAQWVGDVLAHRLCAARTRLLDLYAPYGSGSLM; encoded by the coding sequence ATGAACGCTCCCCCGACTGCCAGCATGCTGCGGGCGCTCCCGGCCGAGCACCGTCACCGGATCATGCGGACCGCTCGGGAGGTGTCGTTCCCCCAGGGCACGCGCCTCTTCGAGGAGGGCGGCCGGGCCGACCGATTCTGGGTCATCCGCACCGGTACGGTCGAACTCGACATGCGTGTCCCGGGCCGGCAGCCCGCCGTCATCGAGATCCTCGGTCACAACGAACTCATCGGCTGGTCCTGGCTGTTCACCCCGTACATCTGGCACATGGGCGCCGAGGCGACGAGCCCGGTACGCGCCTACGAGTTCGACGCCACGATGGTCCGCTCTATGTGCCACGACGACCCCGCACTCGGCTTTTCCGTAGCCCAATGGGTGGGCGACGTCCTGGCGCACCGCCTGTGCGCGGCCCGCACCCGCCTGCTGGACCTGTACGCCCCGTACGGCAGCGGCAGCCTGATGTGA